One stretch of Saccharopolyspora erythraea DNA includes these proteins:
- a CDS encoding UbiA family prenyltransferase yields MTTETSRSTGYVRPESKLRSYARLAKLDVYDYYLSILVVASAVLVPLGAFNARTALTLLGFLVGEVLVTVALVAFDDLTGFRDGSDIKNYGPDNPLRKKLRKPLVAGTLTPAEAERFGWITALLGASVWAGTIAIAPASPVWTIAAIGVLYVLALQYSYGLKLSYRGLQEIFLVWLGLSLVIAPYGLVSGQFSWFLLAQGVLFGFGPLMFGVYSNSNDVEGDRLVNRPTVAALVSERGNTIFIGVLSFAEFTIGAVASAVGTAPWWFVLLMLPATALRARQYYLGFRVGDIMRARKLGFVVHRVSVGLLIAANLLVSAGGPA; encoded by the coding sequence ATGACCACCGAAACGAGCCGCTCGACGGGATACGTCCGGCCGGAAAGCAAGCTGCGTAGTTACGCGCGGTTGGCCAAGCTCGATGTCTACGACTACTACCTCAGTATTCTCGTGGTCGCCTCCGCGGTCCTCGTGCCGTTGGGTGCGTTCAATGCACGCACCGCCTTGACGCTGCTCGGCTTCCTCGTAGGCGAGGTCCTGGTGACCGTCGCTCTGGTCGCGTTCGACGACCTCACCGGATTCCGTGATGGCAGCGACATCAAGAACTACGGGCCGGACAATCCACTCCGCAAGAAGCTGCGGAAGCCGCTCGTCGCCGGCACGCTTACGCCTGCCGAAGCGGAGCGCTTCGGCTGGATCACGGCCCTGCTCGGGGCTTCCGTCTGGGCGGGTACGATCGCCATCGCACCGGCGAGTCCGGTATGGACCATCGCGGCGATCGGCGTGCTCTACGTCCTGGCGTTGCAGTATTCTTACGGGCTCAAACTGAGCTACCGCGGGCTCCAGGAGATCTTTCTCGTCTGGCTCGGCCTCTCTCTGGTGATCGCCCCCTATGGGCTTGTGTCCGGGCAGTTCTCCTGGTTCCTGCTGGCCCAGGGCGTATTGTTCGGCTTCGGCCCGCTCATGTTCGGGGTCTACTCCAACAGCAACGACGTCGAGGGTGACCGCTTGGTGAACCGGCCGACCGTGGCCGCTCTCGTCTCGGAACGAGGCAACACGATTTTCATCGGTGTACTCTCGTTCGCCGAGTTCACCATCGGTGCGGTGGCTTCGGCGGTCGGAACGGCGCCGTGGTGGTTCGTTCTGCTGATGCTGCCGGCGACGGCACTGCGCGCGCGGCAGTACTACCTCGGTTTCCGAGTCGGCGACATCATGCGAGCCCGCAAATTGGGCTTCGTAGTTCACCGGGTCAGTGTCGGCCTGCTGATCGCGGCGAACCTACTCGTCAGCGCGGGAGGTCCGGCATGA